Part of the Musa acuminata AAA Group cultivar baxijiao chromosome BXJ2-7, Cavendish_Baxijiao_AAA, whole genome shotgun sequence genome is shown below.
AGTATTTGCTTTGCAACATGTGTCATATCTACTTTCTTAAATTATAATCCATGCAATATTCTAATTTCTGCCTTTGTTCGTAGTCGCTAACCCAatattaaagtttttgggtgtatttTGGGTATAACTTACTTTTgtggatttgaaaaaaaattggATGCAAGACTTCTTTTGTCACTAATATGTCAAAAAAAAGGATCTGATTGTAGGAAATAAGAGACTACTTTTTCGTTAAATTTGCTTAGAGAAAATAAATTCTTGATAAGAATTCAATTTAGTCTcttgagcaaaaaaaaaaacaagtaaatTCTGTACGCGTAATATCGGTTTCCATGTTCTTAGATTTATGATGCTAATTAATCGATAATCCCTAAACTTTTCACTCTTGAGCTAATGATTAGAAGATTCATTAGCCTTCAAGGAGCTGATCTTGTGCACACAAACAAAATACTTGATTAGCCTTCAAAATGCTAAGCAATATTTTCACATCTTattattgtttttgttgttgttgtagattGAAGCAGCAGCACCTGCAGGGTATTGGCGCAGACATTGAACAAGGTTGGAAGAGGTCGTCGGCCTCCACGCTCAAGTTCTCAAAACGCACCTCGACCTTGGGAACTTGAATCCCCAACTTAACCATAAAACATCACTTGGTAAGATTTCTGGATGAGATGGGAGGAACAGAAAACAAAGTCTTCTTTCTCTGTTGAGTTCCTTCTGTTTTCACTATTTCCTCATTCCCTCTCGGAGCAGGAGGAGGAACTCCTTGTCGTCCGCATGGTGAAGGGGGCCTCTTGCCGTTCCATGCTTGTGGATCTCGTCTTCCTTCTGCCACTTCAACTTCGGGTTGTGCTACCAAGTAAGCCTTGTGTTGATGTGCTGTTTTAGCGTGGCTCAGATATATAGAGTGGAAGAGCAACGTGAGCTAGTGTAAGCCTGGTGTTGATGTGCTGTTTTAGCGTGGCTCAGATATATAGAGTAGAAGAGCAACGTGAGCTAGTAGTAGTAGCATGGGAACGGTGTAAAGGAGTACCAGAACTGAATCGGAATCGAATCAGGTCAATAGTTCGATGATATCGAATCAGATGAGAAGCGGGGTCATACGGTTCGATTCTGATTTCTAGAAATTAGGATGTAAATCGGTATGGTAGAATCTAAAGCTCTGATTTCAGTTCTTAGTGGAAAGGACGCTGTTCCACACCCACTGTCTCTATTCATAGTCTCAACGCAGCAGTAGTTGATTCGATTGTTCATCCATGTGGGTGACATGACACAATTCCAATCACGATAGATTTCTTGGAGCATGGCGAAGATTGAGATCAGATCTGGTTCACCAAGTCTCACAAGAATGTTCCATCGTGCAGTAATCCAAATGAACGTGGCATGGAAAGACACGAGGGACCAACCCAGGGTAAGAACAGGAGCCTATTACAGTCCTTTTCAATCAAATGAACCATTAATGGTTTGTTTTGTCATCAGCGTAATGCTTTCTTACATTGGTGGAGAAAGTGACACTACAATATTTGAAGCAAAGAGATTTGACTCTGATCTTTCACGTGTGTTACCGATGGATGACGGCAATCGATTGGTTAACATGTCACTACACCGTCGACGCAAAAGACATGGAAATCCAAATGGCCCATAAACTGCTGTTAGGCCCAATTGACGGTTTTTTTTTGGGACCCACAATCTAACTGACGAAGATCGGCAAAGAAGATGGCCCGTAACTGTAGATAGGGCCAATTAGTTAGGATTATCGTGGGCCCCACCAATCTAACCGACAGAGCTCGGCAACAGAACTTGGTGAAATCGGGcgggaaggaagagagagagagagagagagtggaggcGAgaggggtggtggtggtgggaatgGCGATGCTCCGGATCTGGTGCGTGTCAGATCGACCGCGTACAGGGCGGCCGCGGTCTCATCGCCGTTTCCTCTCCTCTATTCTTGCTCTTTTAAGGTTCCCTTCGGGTCGAAGTCTACCTATATCGCGAGGTAGGGTGATCCGCTGGAACCGATCAGGGAAGAGAATCGTCATTTGTCTTACTCGCATCTGGTTGTTGCAGGGGAGCCTGTGCTTTGCATCAAGAATCGGAGATCTTTGCAGCTGTTGTTGATGAAGAACACCCGAGGGCAGGCGGCCCCTGTTCGGGCGAAGTTTGGGGCTGTTCATCCCCTGTACATGCCCGTGTGATCAAAATCCGGTATCAAGCTCCTTCCCTTGTTCATTTATTTGCCCTTATTTCTCGTACTATAATGGTCGGACGCGTGAAATTAATGCGTGCAATTTGACTGTAGTTTTTCCTTGTTCTTAGTGTATAGATCGAGAGCCAAGTGAATGATAAGGTTTGCTATGCTTGGGAAATTgagtgatatcatgattgatctcTTTATGGACTGAAATTATTCTCTTTAGTCTACGTTGGAACATAGATCAATTTGGTAATAGATTTCTCTTGATGAAATTTTAATGACCTACTTGTTCAGCCTTGGGAGATGGTTTTCTGGCATTCTTTTGTCATGGACTGAGCGTTTTCACTAAGTTGTGTAGCATTCCCTCACTCCACCTACTAGTAAGAAGTCACTCTATAATATGACCTTGTAAAACAAAAGAAGACTAGTTGATGAGCAAACTATCACGTATGTATGTTGTCCAAGGATACTAGAACATGGATTGCATAGGTAACACAAATGTAACTGATAGCTTTTCTAGACCATAAATGACGATCACAAACCACGCATGTGGATCCAGCTAGCTTGATATGTCTTCTAAAACTTCTCTTTTGGAGAATAGCACTAGTGGAATTTGAAAAGTGGGAAGAGTTGTTATACTAGGGCTTAACCTGACTGAATATGTAATGCATCACCATGGTTAGTTCCTATCTTATTTGtgaaaaaaattagtaaagaTTCTGCACTGACTATAGCCGGTTATATAGCTACTTCCAGTGCCAATCAATATCCCAACTCCAATTTGTGTTTTTTGATCAATTAGGAGTGTATTCTTATAGAAAAAAATTGAGGTAAGCATATGTTATGTTGATAAATAAATCTGAGGAAATTATTTAGAACTGTAATCCTCAAAATATATTTATACATTATGAGTGGTGATACTCTTTGAATCAAAAATGCCTCAACTACTTTTGTGAACCTGTTGAGCGGAGAATTCTTATCATTTTTGTATAATTTTGTGACTAACGTAAGTCATCGTGTGGAAACCAAATTAGAACTATGTTAGGAGATTAGAGAGACAAAATTAATTGGGATTGCATGAGATTTGGGTTAAGAAGTCAGATTTTGGTACATGTTATTTCTCAAGAGGTTATATTGTATAATCTTGAGAAATTCGATAGGAGAGTGGTACTATCATATGCTCAGAAGCTTCTTAGGATTCGTTGAACataaaaaataagttttttttgtcatttttcaaTACACTGTGACAACATTAAAATAATTAGACATAAGTGTGAGAAACTTTGATAAGAGTGGATACCATTATCTTAGGTCTAATTTGAGGCCTTAAGACTTGCTCTTGTTTGTCTTTTCCTTTAACTTGTAGGGTATGGCCTATCATCCTCTctctcacctcccatttctagcaATCATCTTTTAGTCTCTATTTTGATCAATCACATTAATGAGCATTGGGGATTATCATCAATCAAACTGTCAAGAAAGATTATTAATGAATTCCTGttcaattattttgaataaaatccTTAGATTATAATTATTCTAAGTGTTGTTTTAAATAGCTCTCAATCTAGTGTGTGTGGTTAAAACGTATCAGATATGTCAAACTACCGTGTTAAGAGAGACCTTTCACTCATGCTACTTGATATGCATGATCCATGATAACTATCCAAATGAGCAGTTAGAAACTGGCTCTAGCTCCAGAAATCTGATCTAGGCTTTTTTGTCTTTTGCATATAGTATCTTGCTCCAACAAGATTGGTAGCATTCAGTATTGACAGCATGAGTTGGACTTGGAAAGTGTTGCTCTTTGATAAACAGATCACCTCTTCCCCTGAAGATTTCTGGGAAATGTAATTACTAATCGGTTTCCCGTCATTTGTAAGTAAAGCATTAACTGCACTTTTGATAATTATCAGAAATGCAAACTGTCTTGGGTCACTTCAAGCATAGCAAGCAATCCTTGAACTGCCATACTTGACTGATGCAATTTTTATTTGGtttcattttttttacttttgtattGTAAGATAAACATTTCGACTGTGTTAAATTATACTGACAGACAAAAAAAAGGGGGGTTTGGCAATTCTAGAGAGGTCGACATCCAAACATGGGCCCGTTACCATCCACCGATGAAAAATGCAAATGAGCCACCCGTGCCCGACATCTCTTTTCTGGTAGGTAgaaagtttatttatttatttattttacttttggCTCCTTTTGAACGAAAGAAATTTGTTGGGAAGCAAGTCTGCAACTTGCAACTTCCAtccgtttcttattctttatttgGTATTTTTTGTCATCAGTCTCTCTTCACTCgggtaaacttgcatatcttcatCAAAGCTTCCGCAACTGTCAACCTATACCTGCAAACCATGTACTCGGCCTACTTGTGAACAGTATCGTATATCGTACAAAGTCTTGTCTTTAAAAACGCGTCGCATGGAGATCGAGCAGCTGACACAGAGGAGATGGGCGCCGAGTTCAACAAGTCCAGTCTGAGCCGTGCGGCCAGCTTCCTCAACTCCGCAGTGGGCTTCCTGGTGTTCTCCTTCCTCGACGTCCTCGACGCGATCCTCTGCGTCGTCTACAAGCTCGTGGACTCCGCCATGGAGACCGACTCGAGGCCGTGCTACTGCTCCCCGGAGGAGGTCACCATCAGCGGCGACTTCCTCGTATCAGCGACGAAAGGCCGCACCGTTGTTCCAGTGGCTGCCAAGCTCCGGTTGGGGGATGTATCTGACACCCTTTACTATCGCCCGTCCCAAGTTGCTGAGCTCACTAAGAAGGCTGCCATTGCCGTGGGCTATAAGACCAGCAAATCGATTCGATTCACTGTGAGCTCTGACGTCATCGGGGCGCTCAAGGAGAAGACCAGTCGCGGACGACGGCCGCTGTGGTCCGACTGCGACTGCAAGAAATGCAATTCTCCGGAATCTCACCTATATGTTCATGTCGAAGGACCCAAAGGTATTTGATTACTGCATTTGGGTGTATATTCTTGAAGCACTGATCAGAAAAATATTCCGACAGACACATCTGCGACGACGACGGACGTCATTTTCATTCATGGATTCATATCGTCGTCGGCGTTCTGGACGGAGACGGTGTTTCCGGAGTTCTCAGACGCGACCAAGTCGAACCATCGGATGTTCGCGGTGGACCTGCTGGGGTTCGGCCGGAGCCCGAAGCCGGCGGACTCGCTGTACACGCTGCGGGAGCAGGTGGACATGATCGAGAAGTCGATCCTGAAGCGGCACAACGTTCGGTCCTTCCACATCGTTGCCCACTCCATGGGGTGCATCATCGCGTTGGCGCTGGCGGTCGAGCACCCAGAGGCGGTCAAGTCGCTTGCATTGATCGCTCCGGTAAGTCCAGGGTGTCGATCAATGAGTAGAGGATGGAGTAGGGTTTGTCCATGGCGTTCGTTTAATGAAGGTGGGGTTTGGTGCAGCCATACTTTCCGGTGCCCGAAGGGGAGAAGGCGGCGCAGTTCGTGATGCGGCAGGTGGCGCCGAAGAAGGTGTGGCCGCCAATAATGTTTGGGGCGTCGATGTCGTGCTGGTACGAGCACGTGAGCAGGACGATTTGCCTGTTAATCTGCAGAAATCACCGGTTGTGGGAATTCCTCTTCAGACTCATCACTCGGAACAGGTAAAATCTACACCATGATCTGCAGCTGAACTGCCTCTTCTTTCTACTATGTTAGTGATCCATCTCTTTCGTATTGCATGCTACTTTTCTTACCTCTTCATTCAATGTTAGTGATCTATCTCTTTCGTGTTGCATGCTGCTTTTCTAGTTAGCTGATTGTGTGCAATGTGGTAAGGCTCccaaaagattaaaaaaacaaattaacacaagacAACACAGAAGAGAAATTTTAATACCATCTAATTCGAAATATCCCATTTCACTGTGTCAACTCCTACAATTCGATGCTTTAAACTGTTGCGCTTATGTCATACATTCTTCCTTGTTATGTATTCTTTTTCTCGACGCTATTTGGACTGCATAGCTAACAGACAGATACTATTAGTACTAAGTTGAGGTCTTTGCACTTTCAATTCCTGTTTCAACATTGACAAAAGCATATCTCCCTTTAGTTCCtactagaaaataaataaataaataaaactcttACTAAACCAAAGTTTGATTCGTCTTCACCATCATTTTCTAATTAAACTTTGAAAAAATAATTGCATGCAATAATACCATGAATATTATCACTGTTGTTCCAatatgcattatgaagaattcttTATGCTCTATTAGAATTGTATGTAAGTTGTTTAATTGTTTACCTTTCCACCGTTGTCTTTTATTTCTTtcggatatatgtatatatatatatatacatatatatatgtatacatatatatataaaaaaacccTTAGGTTTTCATTATTTCTCGTGCAGagtcctttaaaaaaaaaaagatgagattACCTAATCCTATTGTGATTGTCTCCAATTCACGAGGTCCTATCGTCCCCCTCTTCGTTGTCATCTTATCGTACTACTATCTCCCTCTATCATTCTCAGTCCCATCATTCCCATAATAGAATATCATAAATGGTTATGGGAGCGATTGAGAGAAAAGAAT
Proteins encoded:
- the LOC135616076 gene encoding probable lysophospholipase BODYGUARD 3, yielding MGAEFNKSSLSRAASFLNSAVGFLVFSFLDVLDAILCVVYKLVDSAMETDSRPCYCSPEEVTISGDFLVSATKGRTVVPVAAKLRLGDVSDTLYYRPSQVAELTKKAAIAVGYKTSKSIRFTVSSDVIGALKEKTSRGRRPLWSDCDCKKCNSPESHLYVHVEGPKDTSATTTDVIFIHGFISSSAFWTETVFPEFSDATKSNHRMFAVDLLGFGRSPKPADSLYTLREQVDMIEKSILKRHNVRSFHIVAHSMGCIIALALAVEHPEAVKSLALIAPPYFPVPEGEKAAQFVMRQVAPKKVWPPIMFGASMSCWYEHVSRTICLLICRNHRLWEFLFRLITRNRIRTYMMDAFMCHTHRAAWHSLHNVICGSAEAMERYMDTVNRRSCCDVAVFHGDDDDVLPVDCSYAVGSRIPRASVKVFQRKDHITIVVGHHKALAGELEQIWRNAGSPTSK